A stretch of Endozoicomonas sp. SCSIO W0465 DNA encodes these proteins:
- a CDS encoding IS66 family transposase, with product MAVYLNQYHFLPFKRVSEYFNTLYKMSVSAGTVANFVARTYENLASTEEVIRDALRESSVAGADETGMRAEGSLHWLHVMRDEQWTLYYLSEKRGREAMDTMGILLTFAGVLVHDHWKSYFAYAATHVLCNAHHLRELLGVVDRDSNQLALRLMKLLRLSWHYCKGFKTIGMLQMPSVVCERIEKIYDRLLQRALMKEVVYMEKQREELKRKKVKNTKAYNLFKRLTEFKAETLRFMSDFTIPFDNNGSERDVRMAKLKQKISGCFRSADGGSMFARIRSYLSSARKQGMDIYQSLHRAVRNYCNMPLLSAE from the coding sequence ATGGCCGTCTATCTTAACCAATACCATTTCCTGCCTTTTAAGCGCGTGTCAGAGTATTTTAATACTCTCTATAAAATGAGTGTAAGTGCAGGCACTGTCGCCAATTTTGTGGCCAGAACCTATGAAAATCTGGCTTCTACTGAAGAGGTTATTCGTGACGCCTTGCGGGAATCGTCTGTTGCCGGAGCCGATGAAACGGGTATGCGGGCCGAGGGCTCTTTGCACTGGCTACACGTTATGCGGGATGAACAATGGACGCTCTACTACTTGTCTGAAAAGCGAGGTCGTGAGGCCATGGACACGATGGGCATACTGCTAACATTTGCAGGCGTTCTGGTTCATGATCATTGGAAATCCTATTTTGCATATGCGGCAACTCACGTACTTTGCAATGCCCATCACCTGAGGGAGCTTTTGGGTGTTGTTGATAGGGACAGCAATCAACTGGCGTTGCGATTGATGAAGCTACTGAGGCTTTCCTGGCATTACTGCAAGGGCTTTAAGACCATAGGTATGCTACAGATGCCAAGTGTTGTCTGTGAACGAATCGAGAAGATTTATGACCGGTTGCTTCAGCGGGCTCTAATGAAAGAAGTCGTCTATATGGAGAAGCAACGAGAGGAGCTTAAGCGCAAGAAAGTCAAGAATACTAAAGCTTACAATCTCTTCAAACGACTCACTGAGTTCAAGGCTGAGACACTGCGCTTCATGTCAGATTTTACCATTCCCTTCGATAACAATGGCAGTGAGCGGGATGTTCGAATGGCCAAGTTAAAGCAGAAAATCTCAGGCTGCTTCAGGAGTGCAGACGGTGGTTCTATGTTTGCACGGATTCGCAGCTATTTGTCGTCTGCCAGAAAACAGGGAATGGACATATATCAATCACTTCATAGAGCTGTTCGGAATTACTGTAATATGCCTTTGCTCAGTGCTGAATAG
- a CDS encoding DUF6444 domain-containing protein, producing the protein MIPELPATMSAEILLKENAELRMRVACLEERCRELEEKVGKNSQNSSKPPSSDGYQKPCKNSNSPDHSDDLSADKGTDPSDEKPNPKSLRQSSGNKAGGKKGHQGTCLKQVDIPDYIEYLPVKECNKCQASLLDSEPVKYIERQVFEPGRPGEFEVTAHRAEVKICTCGCRNQAEFRKVLPLPHNMAQPHRLWPSILTNTISCLLSACQSILILSIK; encoded by the coding sequence ATGATTCCAGAACTACCCGCAACTATGTCGGCTGAGATTCTCTTGAAAGAGAATGCAGAGCTGCGGATGAGAGTTGCCTGTCTGGAAGAGCGATGTCGAGAATTGGAAGAAAAGGTTGGCAAGAACAGTCAAAACAGCAGCAAGCCGCCATCGTCTGATGGTTATCAAAAACCTTGTAAAAACAGTAATTCTCCAGATCATTCTGACGACCTTTCCGCAGATAAAGGTACCGATCCATCGGATGAAAAACCCAATCCTAAAAGTCTGAGACAGTCTTCTGGTAATAAAGCCGGTGGAAAGAAAGGGCATCAGGGCACTTGTCTTAAACAGGTCGATATCCCTGACTATATTGAGTACCTTCCGGTTAAAGAATGCAATAAATGTCAGGCGTCTCTTCTTGATAGTGAGCCGGTCAAATATATTGAACGACAGGTGTTTGAACCAGGGAGACCGGGTGAATTTGAAGTAACGGCCCATAGAGCTGAAGTAAAAATCTGCACTTGTGGTTGTCGGAATCAGGCTGAATTCCGGAAGGTGTTACCGCTGCCGCACAATATGGCTCAGCCACACAGGCTATGGCCGTCTATCTTAACCAATACCATTTCCTGCCTTTTAAGCGCGTGTCAGAGTATTTTAATACTCTCTATAAAATGA
- a CDS encoding SulP family inorganic anion transporter produces the protein MVPHPVMLGFVNGLAIVIFLAQLSQFGVQGETGWLSGSFLENSVIDVAWMKGSELYLMLGLVALTMAIIHFLPRLTTAIPSSLAAIIVVTALALGLNLETKTVGDVAGIAGGLPAFSIPSVPFTVETLMIIFPYSLILAAIGIIESLLTLRMVDEITETHGSSNRECVGQGFANVVTGFFGGMGGCAMIGQSMINVNSGGRGRLSGISAALFLLTFILFASSLIEMIPVAALVGVMFIVVIGTFEWSSFRIMNKVPRGDAFVLVLVSVVTVLTDLAVAVIVGVIVSALIFAWKHAKHIQIAKLEDRNGSTIYQVHGPLFFGSTTHFLEQFSPKNDNKDVIIDFRDSRVCDHSGLEAIDTLAERYTNSGKTLHLLHLSNDCRKLLKKAGNLVEVNVIEDPKYFVATNA, from the coding sequence ATGGTTCCCCATCCTGTCATGCTCGGCTTTGTCAACGGCCTTGCCATTGTGATTTTCCTGGCGCAACTGAGCCAGTTCGGCGTGCAGGGTGAAACCGGATGGCTGTCCGGCTCATTCCTGGAAAACAGTGTTATTGATGTAGCCTGGATGAAAGGTAGTGAGCTTTATTTGATGCTTGGGCTGGTTGCCTTAACCATGGCCATCATCCATTTCCTGCCCAGGCTGACCACGGCCATTCCTTCTTCACTGGCTGCCATTATTGTGGTTACCGCTCTCGCCCTTGGCCTGAATCTGGAAACCAAAACCGTTGGTGACGTTGCCGGTATTGCGGGTGGCCTGCCAGCATTCAGCATTCCTTCCGTGCCTTTTACCGTTGAAACGCTGATGATCATCTTCCCCTACTCTCTGATTCTGGCGGCTATCGGTATCATTGAGTCGCTGCTGACCCTGAGGATGGTGGATGAAATCACCGAAACCCATGGCAGTAGCAACCGTGAGTGCGTTGGGCAGGGCTTTGCTAATGTGGTTACCGGTTTCTTTGGCGGCATGGGCGGCTGTGCGATGATTGGCCAGAGCATGATTAACGTCAACTCTGGCGGCCGGGGTCGCCTATCTGGTATTTCTGCGGCGTTATTCCTGCTGACCTTTATTCTCTTTGCTTCTTCATTGATTGAAATGATTCCGGTCGCTGCCCTGGTTGGTGTCATGTTTATCGTTGTTATCGGAACCTTTGAGTGGAGCAGCTTCCGAATCATGAACAAAGTACCCAGGGGTGATGCCTTTGTGCTGGTCCTGGTATCCGTAGTGACCGTTCTGACGGACCTGGCTGTGGCTGTTATTGTCGGCGTTATTGTTTCTGCCCTGATTTTTGCCTGGAAGCACGCCAAGCATATTCAGATCGCGAAACTGGAAGACCGGAACGGTTCCACTATTTATCAGGTGCATGGCCCTCTGTTCTTTGGTTCCACCACACACTTCCTTGAGCAGTTTTCTCCGAAGAATGACAACAAGGATGTCATTATTGATTTCCGGGACTCCAGGGTTTGTGATCATTCCGGGCTGGAAGCCATCGATACGTTGGCGGAGCGCTATACCAACAGTGGCAAGACGCTACACCTCCTTCACCTCAGTAATGACTGCAGGAAGCTGCTGAAAAAGGCAGGTAACCTGGTGGAAGTGAACGTGATTGAAGATCCTAAGTACTTTGTTGCTACCAACGCGTGA
- a CDS encoding transposase, with translation MTKFEMVAMLTSDHQVILRELASYTTFLAGALSSTAVPTFCELLFGCMLSADGFVTQALLTIDFHCVWSSYHHWLSQGKWQWKNLARHLIRLVCSKAPENQPVVLGLDDWVIERFSDKAPACRTHHQHSKKRNRPTYIWGQCWVSLAIIFERAADEVFTAIPVISFPTPASGNTSKLKIAVAMLRVVRNEVKDRVLRLLTDCWYMNWTLIKPALEMNIEVVGQIPSNRALYALPPAPTVKKRGRPKKYGIKMTTEQVKKLPEEKATVWMYGKFRKIRYRTLICRARFLKGREVRVVWSRFENDKGLTESRIFISTNPELEGLEVLRAYSRRWPVEPMFHQLKHAFGCCHLWQQKLRTLLRWMHLKMAGYALLQLLTVCKNQACLNISRIPWRSPDTTTAGMMKIALSGIIPRFSIRKGWNRYKQKYEFNFRDLIDQLIPDNSEAA, from the coding sequence ATGACGAAATTCGAGATGGTTGCCATGCTCACTTCAGATCATCAAGTAATCCTCAGGGAGCTCGCTTCATATACAACCTTTCTTGCTGGAGCGCTATCATCAACTGCAGTACCAACGTTCTGCGAACTGCTGTTCGGTTGCATGCTTTCAGCCGACGGCTTTGTTACACAGGCGTTGTTAACAATTGATTTTCATTGTGTGTGGAGCAGCTACCACCACTGGCTATCTCAGGGCAAGTGGCAATGGAAGAACTTGGCACGCCACTTGATCCGTCTGGTCTGCTCCAAAGCTCCTGAGAATCAACCTGTGGTCCTGGGGCTTGATGACTGGGTAATCGAACGGTTTTCCGACAAAGCCCCTGCTTGTCGTACACATCATCAACACAGCAAGAAACGCAATCGGCCGACGTACATCTGGGGGCAGTGTTGGGTTTCCCTGGCCATCATATTTGAGCGGGCTGCAGATGAAGTATTTACCGCCATACCGGTGATCTCATTTCCGACACCAGCTTCAGGTAACACCAGCAAACTGAAAATTGCCGTGGCCATGCTCAGGGTGGTACGCAATGAAGTGAAGGATCGAGTGCTACGCCTGCTAACCGATTGCTGGTATATGAACTGGACACTGATAAAGCCAGCTCTGGAAATGAACATAGAAGTTGTTGGTCAGATACCTTCAAATCGGGCCCTCTATGCTTTGCCGCCAGCACCCACCGTAAAGAAGCGAGGGCGCCCAAAAAAGTACGGCATCAAGATGACGACAGAACAGGTTAAGAAACTGCCGGAAGAAAAAGCAACAGTATGGATGTACGGCAAATTTCGCAAAATACGTTATCGTACCCTGATCTGTCGCGCCAGATTCCTTAAAGGTCGTGAAGTACGCGTCGTCTGGAGTCGCTTTGAAAATGACAAAGGTCTGACCGAAAGCAGAATATTCATCTCGACCAATCCGGAACTTGAGGGACTGGAGGTGCTTCGTGCCTATTCCCGGAGATGGCCGGTAGAGCCAATGTTTCACCAACTCAAACATGCTTTTGGCTGTTGCCATTTATGGCAGCAGAAATTGCGAACACTGCTTCGATGGATGCATTTGAAAATGGCAGGCTATGCATTATTGCAGTTATTAACCGTTTGTAAAAATCAGGCATGTCTGAATATTTCTCGGATACCCTGGAGAAGCCCGGATACAACCACTGCAGGCATGATGAAAATTGCTCTTTCAGGAATTATTCCGAGGTTCTCTATTCGCAAGGGCTGGAACAGATATAAGCAAAAATATGAGTTCAATTTTCGCGATCTGATCGACCAGTTAATACCGGATAATTCAGAAGCAGCATAA
- a CDS encoding DUF962 domain-containing protein, whose protein sequence is MEKQFTDFGLLHYKKLTELSFYTDSKVEIAMKTIEQWFNEYGESHQNPTNKLIHWICVPSILFSIVGIIWAFSPVVTWAMMSVTLLFYFKLSFKLSLAMIAVFAASAAISQALGAYVLQASIAIFVVAWVFQFIGHKVEGKKPSFFEDLQFLLIGPLWCLGFLFRKLNINY, encoded by the coding sequence TTGGAAAAACAGTTCACTGATTTCGGCTTGCTTCACTATAAAAAGCTGACCGAATTATCGTTTTATACAGACTCTAAAGTCGAGATAGCGATGAAAACCATCGAGCAATGGTTCAATGAATATGGCGAAAGCCACCAGAATCCCACCAATAAACTGATTCACTGGATCTGTGTTCCATCCATCCTTTTCAGTATTGTCGGTATCATATGGGCATTCAGCCCTGTCGTTACCTGGGCGATGATGAGCGTCACCCTGCTGTTCTATTTCAAACTCTCATTCAAGCTGTCGCTGGCAATGATTGCTGTATTTGCGGCATCAGCAGCCATATCTCAAGCGCTTGGAGCTTATGTCTTACAGGCCAGCATTGCGATTTTTGTTGTCGCCTGGGTCTTTCAGTTTATTGGTCACAAGGTAGAAGGGAAAAAGCCGTCCTTCTTTGAGGATCTGCAGTTTCTGCTGATTGGGCCATTGTGGTGCCTGGGATTCCTGTTTAGAAAGCTCAACATTAATTATTGA
- the recG gene encoding ATP-dependent DNA helicase RecG, which yields MNRSLNTIPVTTLKGVGDALADKLARIGIHNIQDLLFHLPLRYQDRTRVTPIGLLQPHSDVVIQGKVLASDIVMGKRRSLLCRLGDGSGSISLRFFHFTAAQKNNFRQGTEIRCFGEPRRGATGLEMYHPEYRVIKLDAPVDVEETLTPVYPATEGLTQQRIRSLCEQALKLLVDESSLQELLPVDIRQKYQLGSLVEAVRLLHQPSPEESMMLLTEGRHPARQRLAFEELLAHNLSLRQLRRRVQSIGGFAMPPAKRLTRQLIEQLPFSLTCAQQRVSDDVSQDMATELPMLRLVQGDVGSGKTVVAALAALQAVENGYQAAVMAPTEILAEQHQLNFSNWLKPLGISMVFLSGKTKGKKRLEILDQIASGEAMVVVGTHALFQDEVIFHKLGMAVIDEQHRFGVHQRMALRKKGEKNGGLPDQLIMTATPIPRTLAMSAYADLDVSVIDELPPGRTPINTVVIGDDRREAVIKRLKTACLEGRQAYWVCTLIEESEALQCQAAEVTAGQLRETLPELSIGLVHGRMKASEKAEVMNAFKEGHLHLLVATTVIEVGVDVPNASLMIIENPERLGLAQLHQLRGRVGRGTIASHCLLMYHAPLSRQSRERLQVMRDSNDGFVIAEKDLELRGPGEVLGTRQTGLAQFRVADLERDRDLLMAVRTAAQELMHQSPEGVEPLVNRWLGKGEEYANV from the coding sequence ATGAACAGGTCATTAAATACAATTCCGGTAACCACGTTAAAAGGCGTTGGTGATGCTCTGGCTGATAAGTTGGCCAGAATAGGTATTCACAACATTCAGGACCTGCTTTTTCATCTCCCTCTTCGATATCAGGACAGAACCAGAGTGACGCCGATCGGTCTCCTGCAACCCCATAGTGATGTGGTCATCCAGGGAAAGGTTCTGGCATCTGATATCGTTATGGGCAAACGTCGCAGCCTGCTTTGTCGACTGGGTGATGGGTCCGGATCAATCAGTTTGAGGTTCTTTCATTTTACTGCAGCACAGAAAAATAACTTCAGGCAAGGGACCGAGATTCGATGTTTCGGAGAACCCCGACGGGGAGCTACCGGGCTTGAGATGTACCACCCTGAATATCGGGTGATCAAATTGGATGCGCCTGTTGACGTTGAAGAAACATTAACGCCGGTCTATCCAGCAACAGAAGGACTGACACAACAGCGAATCCGCAGTTTGTGTGAGCAGGCATTAAAGTTGCTGGTCGATGAAAGCTCTCTCCAGGAACTTCTGCCTGTGGATATTCGGCAGAAATATCAGCTTGGTTCGCTGGTGGAAGCCGTTCGATTGCTGCACCAACCGTCGCCAGAAGAGTCGATGATGCTGCTCACTGAAGGACGGCATCCGGCCAGGCAACGCCTGGCTTTTGAGGAGTTATTGGCCCATAACCTCAGCCTCCGGCAGCTCAGAAGGCGAGTACAGTCTATCGGTGGTTTTGCCATGCCACCTGCAAAGCGGTTAACCCGACAGTTAATAGAGCAACTTCCCTTTTCCCTGACCTGTGCACAGCAAAGAGTGAGCGATGATGTCAGCCAGGATATGGCCACTGAACTGCCAATGCTACGACTTGTGCAGGGGGATGTCGGTTCAGGCAAAACCGTGGTCGCAGCACTGGCAGCACTGCAAGCGGTAGAAAATGGTTATCAGGCTGCAGTAATGGCACCAACGGAAATTCTGGCCGAGCAACATCAGCTCAACTTCTCAAACTGGCTTAAGCCGCTGGGCATTTCCATGGTTTTCCTTTCCGGAAAAACAAAAGGAAAAAAACGCCTGGAAATTTTAGATCAGATAGCTTCTGGCGAAGCCATGGTGGTGGTCGGAACCCATGCCCTGTTTCAGGATGAGGTGATTTTCCACAAGCTGGGCATGGCCGTTATCGATGAGCAACATCGATTTGGCGTCCATCAAAGAATGGCATTAAGGAAAAAAGGGGAGAAAAACGGAGGACTACCTGACCAGCTGATTATGACTGCTACACCAATCCCCAGAACATTGGCCATGAGTGCATACGCAGATCTTGATGTTTCAGTGATTGACGAGCTACCGCCCGGACGCACACCCATCAATACCGTTGTTATTGGTGACGATCGTCGTGAAGCCGTCATTAAACGACTCAAAACAGCGTGCCTTGAAGGGCGACAGGCGTATTGGGTCTGCACGCTGATCGAAGAGTCCGAAGCATTGCAATGTCAGGCAGCAGAGGTGACGGCTGGGCAATTAAGAGAAACACTTCCAGAGTTGTCCATCGGTCTGGTTCATGGCCGGATGAAAGCCAGCGAAAAGGCGGAGGTGATGAATGCTTTCAAGGAAGGTCATCTTCACCTGCTGGTGGCAACCACCGTTATTGAGGTGGGGGTTGATGTACCCAATGCCAGCCTGATGATCATTGAAAATCCTGAAAGGCTTGGGTTGGCTCAGTTGCACCAGCTCCGGGGGCGAGTGGGTCGTGGAACTATTGCCAGCCACTGTCTGCTGATGTACCACGCACCGCTATCCCGGCAAAGCAGGGAACGCTTGCAAGTGATGAGAGATTCCAATGATGGTTTTGTGATCGCAGAGAAAGACCTGGAGTTAAGAGGCCCTGGTGAGGTGTTAGGTACCCGGCAGACAGGTCTGGCACAATTTCGGGTGGCCGATCTGGAGCGGGATCGTGACTTGCTGATGGCTGTCCGCACTGCTGCCCAGGAGTTAATGCACCAGTCTCCAGAAGGTGTAGAGCCGTTGGTGAACCGCTGGCTCGGTAAGGGTGAAGAGTACGCAAATGTTTGA
- a CDS encoding hydrogen peroxide-inducible genes activator, translated as MTLTELRYIVTLAQEQHFGKAASKCFVSQPTLSVGVKKLEDELGVALFERTRNAVRVTPMGELIISQAQKVLEEAAAIKQLAKTGQDQLSSSLRVGAIYTIGPYLFPHLIPQLAQAAPNMPLYIEENYTAVLRRKLRLGELDAIIVALPFNEPDVLTRPLYDEPFRVLLPGGHPWERQREIDPADLVKEELLLLGEGHCFRDQVLEACPMLASKKEAGSAHDGSGIEATSLETIRHMVASGMGISVLPQSAVVDHHYAPNILSTRPFCSPSPSRTVALAWRASFPRPKAIDVLSDALRQCLVK; from the coding sequence ATGACACTGACAGAACTTCGCTACATTGTCACCCTTGCCCAGGAGCAGCACTTTGGCAAAGCGGCCAGTAAGTGCTTTGTCAGTCAGCCAACGCTGAGCGTTGGGGTCAAGAAACTGGAAGATGAGCTGGGTGTTGCCCTTTTTGAGCGTACCCGGAATGCAGTTCGTGTTACCCCAATGGGTGAGTTGATCATCAGTCAGGCTCAGAAAGTGCTGGAAGAGGCTGCGGCAATCAAGCAGCTGGCAAAAACCGGTCAGGATCAACTCAGCTCATCCTTGCGAGTTGGTGCTATCTATACCATTGGCCCCTATCTTTTTCCTCATCTGATTCCTCAGCTGGCGCAGGCCGCACCCAATATGCCGCTTTATATTGAGGAAAACTATACGGCGGTTTTACGCAGAAAGCTTCGTCTGGGTGAGCTGGACGCGATTATCGTTGCCCTGCCCTTTAATGAACCGGATGTGTTAACCAGGCCGCTTTATGATGAGCCTTTCAGGGTACTGCTGCCAGGTGGCCATCCCTGGGAACGTCAGAGAGAAATTGATCCCGCAGACCTGGTCAAAGAAGAGCTGCTGCTTCTGGGTGAAGGGCACTGTTTTCGAGATCAGGTGTTGGAGGCCTGTCCGATGCTGGCCAGTAAGAAAGAGGCTGGCAGTGCTCATGACGGGAGTGGTATTGAAGCCACCTCACTGGAAACCATTCGACATATGGTGGCATCCGGTATGGGCATCAGTGTTCTGCCACAGTCAGCCGTTGTGGATCATCATTACGCTCCCAATATTCTCAGTACCCGGCCATTTTGTTCACCCTCACCCAGTAGGACAGTGGCCCTGGCCTGGCGAGCCAGCTTTCCAAGGCCGAAGGCAATTGATGTACTTTCCGATGCCTTGAGACAGTGTTTGGTGAAGTGA
- a CDS encoding SDR family oxidoreductase, with protein MNKLNILIAGCGDVGCELARQLISMKCFNVWGLRRNIAKLPGGVNAIQGDLFNTEGLGDWPAQIDYVVYAAAANGRSEEHYQQAYIDGLKNVLGRLVKERYQPNRIFFTSSTSTFHQNRGEWVNETSATQPVKFNGRIMLEAESLLHHAPFPGTAIRFGGIYGPGRNRLISRVQKGEGCPAEPEIYSNRIHRKDCAGIIAHLIRRDMDNMPVDNLYLGVDSNPATTFDVLQWLGRQLNVPLDNKHYPSPQRGNRRCSNQRIIETGYRFYFPDYKSGYSSLIHKISDR; from the coding sequence ATGAATAAGCTCAATATATTGATTGCTGGCTGTGGAGATGTGGGTTGCGAACTCGCCCGCCAGCTGATTTCCATGAAGTGCTTTAATGTCTGGGGGCTTCGGCGCAATATCGCAAAGCTTCCCGGTGGCGTAAACGCCATTCAGGGAGACCTGTTTAATACTGAAGGACTTGGTGACTGGCCTGCACAGATTGACTATGTTGTCTATGCAGCAGCAGCTAATGGCCGATCAGAAGAGCATTACCAACAAGCTTATATTGACGGACTGAAGAATGTTCTTGGCCGTTTGGTGAAGGAACGGTACCAGCCAAACCGTATTTTCTTCACATCCAGCACCAGCACTTTCCACCAGAACAGGGGAGAATGGGTGAATGAAACGTCGGCAACCCAGCCTGTGAAATTTAATGGTCGAATCATGCTGGAAGCGGAAAGCCTGTTACACCATGCTCCCTTCCCCGGTACTGCCATCCGCTTTGGTGGTATTTATGGACCTGGCCGAAACCGGTTAATCAGCCGGGTACAAAAAGGTGAAGGCTGTCCGGCAGAACCGGAAATCTACAGTAATCGCATTCATCGAAAAGACTGTGCTGGTATCATTGCACACCTGATTCGAAGAGATATGGATAATATGCCTGTCGATAACCTGTATCTTGGCGTCGACAGCAACCCTGCGACAACATTCGATGTATTGCAATGGCTTGGCAGACAACTGAACGTACCATTAGATAATAAGCATTATCCATCACCACAACGGGGGAACCGAAGGTGCTCCAACCAGAGGATTATTGAGACAGGTTACAGGTTTTACTTTCCTGACTATAAAAGTGGCTATTCAAGCCTTATCCACAAGATAAGCGACAGATAG
- a CDS encoding RidA family protein: MSNRQTINTDKAPKAIGTYSQAVKAGTTVYISGQIPLVAETMQLLEGSFKEKTRLCFENLQAIAMAAGGTLDDAAKVTIFLTDMANFAEVNEVMAEFFKQPYPARAAVGVKALPKGVPVEVEAILELK; this comes from the coding sequence ATGAGTAACCGACAGACGATTAATACTGATAAGGCGCCCAAGGCCATTGGCACCTATTCCCAGGCAGTAAAAGCAGGAACAACTGTTTATATCTCAGGGCAGATTCCGTTGGTTGCAGAAACCATGCAATTATTGGAGGGAAGTTTTAAGGAGAAAACCCGTCTCTGTTTTGAAAATCTCCAAGCCATTGCCATGGCTGCTGGCGGTACCCTTGATGATGCCGCCAAAGTAACCATTTTCCTGACCGATATGGCTAACTTTGCTGAAGTGAATGAGGTCATGGCTGAGTTCTTTAAGCAGCCTTATCCTGCCCGCGCAGCTGTTGGAGTCAAAGCGTTGCCAAAAGGTGTGCCGGTAGAGGTAGAGGCTATTCTGGAACTGAAGTAA